The Tripterygium wilfordii isolate XIE 37 chromosome 18, ASM1340144v1, whole genome shotgun sequence nucleotide sequence CTTCCCGCGTCCAAGTTAACCAAGTAGTCCTGCATCGTCCTTTCAACTCTCAAGTCTCGTCTCGAGAAGAGACAGATCTCTCTCATCTCCCGCTTCTTACCGTGGCCGTTTGCTCGAACCCTAGTTCTTTGTATTCTCTTCACAATGAAACTTGTCAGGCGAGTTTTTACTTCCAAAATTCGTTGTCTCATCTGCGATAAGATCTCCCTATTTTCTATTGatttgttttacttttggaaTAAGCAGGTTTTTGATGAAATTGAACAACGAGACCGTGTCAATCGAACTCAAGAATGGAACTGTTGTTCATGGCACGATTACAGGTTTGTTTTACTCGTTAAGGATCCGCTTTCCTTTCATCACAGGTTCCTTGTATCTAGGGTTTTGCTAAACCCTATGTAATGCATGTATCGGTTTGTGCGCTTGTGTTGGCCGCATGGATGTATTCTGTCTTACGCCTGTAAAGTAATTCGTCGTCGTCACTGTTTTCTGCTATTTCTAACCCTCGCACGTCTGGTAATACTATGGCTTAGTTTGTTCCATACCCTTAATTTATGGATGTGTTGAGGTCAATGAATCTCTGAAGGTAAATTTTGACTAGTCCATTGCCTATTTGCTCCTCTCTTTGGAAAATTGAGGCTGTAATTCTCAAAAGTTGCTTATCCATGGAATTTAGGTTTGGTCCAAACCTAGAGAAGACATCGCTCTCTGACTAGTCTCGTAACCAGGGGCCAATCTAGGAAATGGTTGGGAGGGGGGGGGGTGCTTGGTCAATTTGTAAGAAGGGAGCGAAAGGTTgatggggttttagggttaagTAGTGTTGTGGCAACGAAACATAGTCAAAAGAAATCCAATTAGGCAATAGCATCCCCACATTTTTTTGGACTCTTCCAATCacaattttcttgtttgttttatgCAACCAAATACGTAGGCCCTTAAATCAATAAGACCCTAGTCGGCCAAACAAGGAATTATTGAGATTCTAGAATTTAACACCATGATTGAAATTAAGCAGCTTCTATAACGAACCCCACAAGCCTAAGTGCCAAACTCATTTAGCCAGGAAGAGACACATAGCACATCAACCATTCAAATATAACAAATAAAAACACTGATGCAGTCACGCAGATAAGGAGATATTAGAGATGGGAAACCAAAAGTACCTTACAATCTCTTGCCCAGAAGACAACAATAGCGAGATGTGGAGATCAGATGGGGCAAGTTCTTTGGATTCAAACTCTCAGTTTCATCTATCGTATGAGGTTTTGGGTAAAGAGTTGGGCTAATTAGGATTTAATTTGTATTTAAAATTATTGGGCTTATTTTGAGATTTGAGTATTTTATTGTATACTAGTAATTTTTTGCCCAAATTTGAGGGTGGGCTCCTGGGCCTACACTGTCTCCGCCCCTGCTCATAAATATGGGGAACCGAGTTGTATTTCTTTGTTGGTCATCCTTTGGAAATCACTTCCCAACATTTCTTTGCCAAATATTGTTTCCAGTACAAACCTTCATATGACTACTAGAAATGAATGTCATATGTCTTTCTCTGAGACTGTGAGTCCCTAACGTACCACCATGGTTTGCTTAAATGTGTTTGACTTATTGTGATATTGACTTGACTGTATGGATGGGCATTCTCTGGTTCTCCCATAGCTCTTTGATAAATTAACTATTTTTGGTGACCTTGCGGTAGATTTCTTCATCTTAATGCGCACAGGTGTGGACCATACGTTATAGATTTATTAGATTTCTAATCAACTTGGTCAGGATCTAACTGCATGCTCTGATGTTAGTTAGTATTGTGTGTATTTGTGATAGAATGTTGTTTCCGTTACCGGGTGgactaaaaaaaactaaatagttTGTTGTTGGTATAACTTTGGCAAAGACTAAGCTGAGTTATGAGATTTTACCACCAGTTTCCTCATGGACAACCACGTATTGCTGTTGGTTTGTCATTTGTGGGGGTTGAACTGATCCTTGTAGTAGTGGGGGCTTGGTTGAAAGAGGTGTTGTAATTCACTCATCGAATGaagctaaaaaaaattaagatgacTTTTGATCAAATATATAGCAAGTCAGTCATCTAAATCAACTTGCTTTGTACTTCAATATCTAtcattttttcttgcttttgaatTCAAAAGAAATTTGTCCTTTGTTTTTCACCTTGGCACTTCTTACTAGCATCTAATAATCCCATAAGGGATGGGTACTCCTTCCCGGTTTTAGTGTGGTTACCACCATGCCTTTGGTATTGAGACCCATTGATGATCCCCTTTCTGTTATATTTATATTAGCTTAACCTTTTTTCATTTTACTGTAACATGTACAGATGTTCCCCCCTTCTCCGTATCTTACTCGTGGTCATTCTtctgtgttttttattttccaaattaGAAATATGTTTTTGCGTTCAATGAAACCTCTTTGTGGGTTCCGTCACACTTCAAGTCTATATTCTCATTCCCTTCGCTGAGAGTCTGATAGGGAAAGCAAACAATTATGCAAAGCTGATCATTTGCGCTTATGCAGCGTTTCTATGACTGGAATCTTTTTCCACTATGGTTCCAACAATCTTGCCACCTTGGAATTATTCATTTGAACATTTTGTTTGTTAGAATTTTGTTTATCTAACATTGTCTCGCATCAATTTTCTTTTAGCTATTACAACTCAGAGGCTCAATTCCATGCTTGATGTGGTATTTTTGATGAAAAAACATGCATGAGTGTATTGACTGTGCACTGATGGGGTAAACCCTGTTGCAATTCAAGCACTTATTTTTACTGTGTCACTGGCATGGCTTACTATCAATGCTTTTACTTATGTTTCCTGTGTTTGAAATTCATGTATGGTCTTCGGATTTCTTGTGATTGAAATTGCTATTTAGTTGACTTGACTCGTGTTCATTATGCAGAGAAGCAACTGTTCTGACCAGTGAATTACTGATTTTGTAGGTGTTGATATCAGCATGAACACTCATCTGAAGTCTGTGAAGCTTACACTGAAGGGGAAGAATCCTGTAACTTTGGATCATCTTAGTGTTAGGGGCAATAACATTCGCTATTACATCCTTCCTGACAGCTTGAATCTCGAGACTTTACTGGTTGAAGAGACACCTAGGGTCAAACCAAAAAAGCCAACTGCTGGTATGTTCATCAGCTCTCTGTGCTAATGTAAATAATCTGGTTTTCATCTGTGTTATGGGTATTGATATTCCCAATTCTTGTCAAAACTTCAGGGAGAGCTGTGGGACGTGGTCGGGGTCGTGGACGCGGACGAGGACGTGGTCGGGGCCGTTAGATATGTTGCACTAAGTTTCGATTTGTGTGACATTTGTGTAAACAGCAATTTATATGAGAATTGCTTGGTCACTTAGACACACGAAAGGATTGTATTCAGCGTACTTCTGGTGATCATTTGCCTTGAGAGGAGACTTGATAGCGGATTCTGAATTCTCAACTGGGATtaattgcttgaaattgaacagagCATATAGACTCGACCGCACTGGCTAAGCGTGTGAGTGAGATTTAGCCTAAAAACATGGAGGTGTTTTCTAGTGATATTTTTCTAATCATATTTGAtggaatcaaaattcaaaagtgaaAACCACTCAAGTTCAAATGTGCAATGTCCTTTAATGGAATAAAGCACTCAAGAGAAAACTGTGCGTAGAAAATCTCCGAGCTACATTGCTTGGAAGATGGCCTAATTAGTGAATTTCTTCCACGAGGTCAAATTGTATGGATTCAATagattttgagttcgattcctaTTAGAAATATGATTTCAATTGAGGTCAAATTGTATGGATTCAATagattttgagttcgattcctaTTAGAAATATGATTTCTATTGAAAGTAATATCATTGTGATTATGTATTAGATTTTGACTCAACGTCATTTATTGTCAAGATAAAAATGTCTGTGCACGCGAATCTGACGTGTTTTGGCCGGTATCAGTTGTTTTATGGTGTCATTTCCAATACACAAAATTTAAgagcatttttttttggtattgtgAACAGattttggcattttttggtcGAAAAGTTGTGGGCTTAAATTTCCGAACGAGGGCACTCTTTTGGATACACGGCCACGAAACCCTAACGCGCATAACCTGTCTATCAAATTGATAGGTCCCGCTGGATTGTGAAATTTCCACACTACAGAattcaagaaatcaagaaacttccTTGCATACGAAGGGATAAGGACTTCAAGCCCAACTTCTGCTGGTATTCGTGAGAGAGCCAAAAAAATGGGCAGTTCAACAGCCACGAAGCAAGCGATGGTGGTGTTCGGAGCGCTCGCATTTGGTTGGCTAGCCATAGAGATGACTTTCAAGCCGTTCCTCGATAAGGCCAGAGCTGCCATGGCCAAGTCTGATCCCGAACACGATCCCGACGACGAGGAGGAGACTAACCACTCTGATATTGTTAACGACCAAGCCTCCTCTGACGCCATCGATGTTGCTTCCTCCGAAGGTAAGTCTGACAAGTAGAAGGTACTTTACGTCGCAGGTGTATGCAATCGGAGattcaataaattaaaactaCTCTTTGCTGCTCTAGGTTTATGCAGACAGTGTCGGTACTGCCTCCACTATTTCTCCTTGTATCTGTGATTAGAATTCTGAAAATTTTCTGGTTTTAGCCGCTCATGTCAGTTTATCTTCTGTATTTGTTCTCTTCAACTCGAAATAATCATTCAACAATTCACGAAGATAATCTCCATGTTCAAGGGTTTTTCTTGGACTGACCGACTGAGAGACACAGACACACGTATTGGGCCACAAATTGAACCCTAACCGCGCCTGTTGTGGATCTTGGGCCTGTTCGGCCCACCATTGGAAATCACAGTCAGACactattgagaaatatgttttttattagaatcaaactttgatacatatatgtataacgCAGTTGATTGTCAATCGAATCAACTTTCGTTGGGAGATCCCTAACATTGTTGTTTTAGTTGTGGAGGATACaatatgcatacataaacaGAAACTTTTGGCAGTTTCTTCATATGAACATGTTACATATCACTTTTGCTGGAAATGTCAATTATCAGAATAATTTATGGGTGGAGACAAAACACAGTTCTTTCATTCACTGCTTGATGAAGAGACCAAAGATGGACAAAGAAAAGCCAAAGTAATCAAAGCAACAAGGATGAATTGATTTATGGGTTTACATCATCAGTCCATCCCTCATAGCAGAAAGTGCAAATTCTTAGCAATTGATAGATATACCCAAACAAATCAATCATCAAATGGGTATTGCTCATACCTAATTGTACAATCAATGAGCACCGAACGAGCCCCAATCCGACTCTGACAAGCACCAAACATGGCCGTCTTAGCAGCACCAAGACATGTCAAGCAGTCTGAAGTTGTAAGATTCTTGTTGCAAGCAGCATGACCATATGCATAAGAATTTGGATAAGGAGAGATGTTGCGGTAATCGTAGTCCTTGTCTGTGGGTGTAGAAGCCTCAAAATCTGCAAGAACATAGTCCAAACTGATGCCAAAAGGATCACCCTTTGAGTACTCACCTGAATTGCACAGAACTGTTTTCACTCTCGTGTTTGGATCACTTGAAACCAGACTGAACAACCCACATAACCCAATCATGGTTGTTGCTAATTTTGGAAGAAAACCCATGTCTCTTTTTTgtgctcttctctctctttctgatCAAGATTAGGAGTTTTGAGGAGTTTTTTCATGGAAGGACTGGATATCATCTCATCTTGTGCTGGGCATTGTTGGTAAATGAAAATGACTGAAAAAACAAATTAGTAAAAGGTGAGAGTGCTTCCTTTGAATGGGTCACCGTCGGCCGTCCCATCTATATGTGGCATCTTATCTTATCTTATGCCCTAACAAAAGATAAAAAGTAGGTACAAATTGGTTCCAAGCTAGCCGGCACATCCTGATTCCTCACGAAGCTGTATTGTCTATGTATTGCAATTTTTTATCACTTAAAGAGCTGTCCAATTTGAttatcaaatgttcaaatataACAACTCGTCATGACTTAttattgtcccacatcgattggTAAAGCCAAAAGATGTGGGTTCATAAGAGAGAGCCCCCTCTCACATACAAGAGGCATTTTcctatgctcaagtgaattgggcTAAGCCCGAAACAAAGTCATGTGGGACCGATGTATTCACAGGAATCGACAAATTGAAAGTGGACAATAATGTTATCATATATGTGAGTGGGGGTGGGAtttcttaacatggtatcaaagAATTGTCTCGGTCTAGTTGGACGAGCCCCCTCCTATCCatttgttgggtctgacataacccaaccaacaagtgcgggggagtgtagcGACTTGttattgtcccaca carries:
- the LOC119983716 gene encoding small nuclear ribonucleoprotein SmD1a, which encodes MKLVRFLMKLNNETVSIELKNGTVVHGTITGVDISMNTHLKSVKLTLKGKNPVTLDHLSVRGNNIRYYILPDSLNLETLLVEETPRVKPKKPTAGRAVGRGRGRGRGRGRGRGR
- the LOC119984596 gene encoding antifungal protein ginkbilobin-like protein, which encodes MGFLPKLATTMIGLCGLFSLVSSDPNTRVKTVLCNSGEYSKGDPFGISLDYVLADFEASTPTDKDYDYRNISPYPNSYAYGHAACNKNLTTSDCLTCLGAAKTAMFGACQSRIGARSVLIDCTIRYEQYPFDD